One genomic region from Magallana gigas chromosome 3, xbMagGiga1.1, whole genome shotgun sequence encodes:
- the LOC105324317 gene encoding bolA-like protein 3: MLRIFRSARLYLPSIARRGYCDANIDLTEGEKKIISVLKTKFPSATKVEAQDISGGCGAMYTVFVEAEEFRGQRTIKQHRMVNEALKEEIKDMHGLRITTGVPG, encoded by the exons ATGCTTCGGATTTTTCGATCTGCAAGACTG tacTTGCCATCTATTGCAAGAAGAGGTTACTGTGATGCCAATATTGACCTCACTGAGGGAGAAAAGAAAATCATATCGGTACTCAAGACAAAGTTTCCATCAGCCACAAAAGTAGAAGCTCAGGATATATCAG GTGGCTGTGGTGCCATGTACACTGTGTTTGTGGAGGCTGAAGAATTCCGAGgacaaagaacaataaaacaACATCGCATGGTGAATGAG gctttaaaagaagaaattaaagaTATGCATGGTTTAAGGATTACAACTGGAGTACCTGGATGA